The window gttatattACTTTCTTTCTTTACTTACTTTACTGAAATACTTTactcactttatttattttacttacttATTTTACCTTACTTTACATAGTTACTTTATTTAGTATACTTACTTTATACTTACCTTAGTTAGTTACTGTATCTATTTaactttacttatttttttagacagcTGTTTACTTCACTTAGCATACTTGCTTACTTTACTCACTTATTTTATGCACTCAAATTACCTTATGTATTTTACTCACTTACTTTATTTAGTTACTTTAATAATATTCCTACTTTATTACTTTGGTTACTTGCTTTAACTACTTTACTCATTTACTttgtctattttactttattgactTACTTTACAGAGTTACTTACTTTACTCACTTATTTCTACTTACTTACTGTTATACTTACTATTTTACTTCATTTACGTATGTTGCATAGTTACTTAATTCCCTTAGTATACTTATTTTCTTTACTAACTTTTGTTACTTACGTTACATAATTACTTTACTCACttccttttcctgttttaactTAATTACTTATTTACTTACTTTAATAATTTTAGTTACTTACTTCAcctatttatttactttacttAATATACTTACTTACTTTACAAACTTACTTTGCCTGTTTTACTTactttacttttctcttttatttacttactttacctttttttcttcttgtaaaaaatgaaattaaaaaaaatgtttttacaggaaAACGCTGGAGGCTGTGGTTACCAGAGAATTCCTGTAAAAAGTACAGCACCACAGTTTAAAACTTAACTGATGAAGAATGCATATTGATTTACAGTGACTGATTTCACATGTGaattacattaataaaatgtgaattttaccccaaaatatatttattttccattaaagtttttatagataaattgtttatttcttgaattttttaaataaaaaaaatgtttattgtgcATCAATTAATTGTATAATtaacaagaaaatgtcaaacaaaaccTAATCTAAacttactttaaaatgttgttttctgttttattacacACAATCTATTCATAAtatgctgtttgtttttaaattggtacatagataaaataattgtaatctAAAATGCTAGAGTGTCGTTCTCTGAGACCAAACATCTTCATCTGTCGTTCACCTTCTTCATCTTCTCATAGACTTTGCTGTGTTCAGCATCAGATTTGTCCAGCTTCCTCTTCAGACTGTCCACGGTCTTTTCTAACTGATCTCGCTGGTCGGTGAGTGTTTTTAGAgcctcatcttcatcatcctcctcctcgACGTCATCATTGTCCCTCTCCACCTTACACAAACACATAAAGAAATCAAGTTTCCATTCTGAGAGCATAGAATGATTCCAGTTGTTAAAGAAGCAACTCTTTTTGAAGAGCACTCACACTTCCAGGCTCGGGGACGTGGTGCGCGTACATCATCTTTATGGCGTCCTTCAGTTTTCTGGGATCCTGGATGTAGCCAACACAGGTGTGGAGGTCTGAGTAGATCCGTGACAGACGCAGCTCCAAATGTTTCACCTGAATACGTGTAAGGATGTTGGAAAAAACACCAAGTAGGTCAACCTCCATGTTTGTTCCATTGTTTCAGACTGTTCCATTCACCTATTTGTATTCATTGATGAGATTTCAGATCTTCTACTCTGCAGCTGGATGTTTTCAGTCAGAAATGATACAGGATTTGCTGTTGAAACCACATTTTGCTCACTTTCTGCAGATTCTTGAAGCTCTCTTTGTCTTTAGCCTTGACTTTGAGGCTCAGGTCAGAGTTGGAGATCTTCAGCTGAGTGTTGCTCTTGTCCGTCTGCTGCAGGTCATCCTTCAGCTTTTGACGAGGAGAAACACCTGATTAGTGTTTGTCTACATGAAACTGTCTGTCACCCTATATaagtttcatttctgtttttttttttcatcaattataCGCCCCCGTTAGCTTAGTTTTGTCAACATCCAGGGAGAAGATGTTGACTAGTTGCTCCAGCTCTTCTCTGTACAATATGTCATCCTTGTTGGTGTGAATGGTCCTACAGAGAGCTTGTATATGTGTAATGTTACTTGAAGACTGCTCCTCACCTTCATGGTCATCTCCCTCTGCTCCTTGATCTCCTCTTTCTGCGTCTCGGTTTGCTTTTTGAACTCGTTTAACTGGAACTCATAGATGAACTTCAGTTTCTCCAGTTGTTGGATCTTTTCCTTCAGGTCAGACATTGTGATGTCCTGCACAAACATAGAGTGAAGGAAACGGCAGCATGTTGAAGCTTTCTTCTCCAAAACTAAGCTCCTCTCCTGAATTCTTGAAGCTGTTTCCCTTCCTTCTCCCCTGCATGACCACATCCAGCAGTGCTGCATGTGCATCATGAAGATAAGGGATCTTTCttgaatcagaaaaatgtttgaagtaTTTATTCCTGGGAAAATTAAGATCTGATGCTTGATAATCAAGCAgaacataaaagcaaatgtaAAGCAGTCCGCTGACCCAGGTTATataatgaaaaaggaaaacctGATTTCTTTGACAGATTTACTAGAAGACTTTTGTCAGGAATGAATATGCAGACTATGTTTTACAATGGTGTGCTTTAGATTCCTCAATGGGTCGCCTTGGTTGGTCTTCAGAGGGTGGAGGACATTTATTACATGTAACTCCTGATGTTTTTACATCTGAACAGAGTAATTTTCTCTTTGTTAAtccttaaagactcactccgataaaataattagatttttaacatgtattttgtagtattttcacacgatggaggacatatataagaatttaagattaaaactgtatttatgagtatttctttaatcaagctgtggtgaatcaggagcagattaagaAATTCCCTTTGAGAAAAACTCTCAGCTGTGACACAGAAACTGTCATAGGCAGACCAAAGTCTCTCTGCTCCACTAtagttgcagacaaatagatccattcaTGTCCTCATTTTCGTTATTCAAGCTGGTATcgggctcaaaactgtatgtctGCATAGTTCTGATATTGCTTGCTGTATGTGTTGCCTCGCTAATATTAGATAGGGCAGTGTGTTTCAGCCTTTTTGATCCACAGCAaccaaaactgttaaaaagaaaggaaactCTGAGGTCTATTTAGTCCCTCCACGATCCTGCATGCATCTTTTGGAATAATTGAGGAACAACAATGTGAAGTTGTAGctgtttttcataaaagttGCAATAAAAGTTGTGATAATTTTCAGCTAAATTAGGTGAAAATTGCCAagttagttgttgtttttccctccTAAAATAATATTCCTTCTAAACagtaatttactaaaaaaaatgtttttttatgcttgtgTAAGAGCATATATAATCACATCATCCTTGatatattttagacaaaaaagaaCCAAcaatatattcatgtttatggGTTTAATTGCAGCTACAGAAAAAGTGAACACGCTtaagttgtatttgtttttcttttgtctaaatcaaaaatgtaactttagcaaatatatttttatttctccttgggtgattaaattgttaaattgaaagatgttgagaaatctggtacatttattttgaagagctccaCAAAGGCGTCAGCATATTACTTAGTGTGAAACCTGGGCTTTTATGATGAAAACAGAGCTGATCAGTGAAAAACACTCAGCtaggagttgtgaggggctgtaaactacaGGGAGAGAGtggaaacaaagggatgatgggatatcagtggaggcttacttccgccttgaactcagagttgaatttctgatgaacttctgcagaaaatgtctttaaaaacgactcagactttttgatttttgacaaaaatttgcATAATCCCGACCAAAAAgaccacttttacaatagatacaaATATAACGGGAGTGGGGCACAAAAGGTAGACAGCTTCTCATTACGGTTCACCTTGTTCTCAATTGTCTGTCTGTGTCCCCAGATCTGCATGTTCAGCTCCTTTATGTCGCCCTCCAGAGCCGGGATCAAGTCCAGCAGGTCCTGTCGCTCCCGCTGCAGCCGGTACATGTCAGCAGACTGATCCCTGACCTTTGCCTCCAGACATTTCATCTAACAACCAGAGGGAAAGTGTCAGATGGGACATGAGGTGTGAGCACAGGAAGAGAAAAGATGGATCCAAATGTCCAAATTCAGGACGTTTAAGACCTTCATGAACTTTCTAAATAAGATTCAGTCACCTCATATTTCATACTGTCAGTTTCCCTTTTCAAGTTTAAGTTGATCTGTTTCTCAAACTGAAGTTTCTTCTCATATTTGATTTGGACAGCATTGAGCTTcagctcctcgtcctcctccatCTGCTTTATGACCTCATTGAGAACACTGATCTTCAGCTCAGCCTCCTTCTGAGACTAAACAAAGAACACAAAAGTACATGAATGGTTGTTTTTCCCCCTGGATGTACTGTTCACTATTGTAACTGACCTGAGCAAGAAGCTGTGTCTTCTCCTGCAGCTTTTCCTCATGCGTGTGTGCAGCCTCCGCGAGAGCCTGCATTTTACCCTCCTCTACAGACCTTAGCTGTTTTTGATAGTCCTCCTCCATCTTCTGAAGGTTTTCCTGAAGATCCTGGAACTTCTCATGCTCCAAAATCAGCTTCTGATTGAAGCTTCGCTCTGTGAACAAACATCGAAAAGCTCAACTGCTTTGtgacatctttaaaaaagaattgatCCTCTGCATCTGCTGTGTTTCCTCACCTAAATCCTTCAGCTGTTTTACATGTGTCTTAGCGAGGTCAGCAGAATTCTTCTCACCATCACGCTTACACGTCTCCATCTCCACAGTCATGGCCTGTGCGTGCAGAAGAGGGAGTTTCGTGGAGTGTTTTGATAATTCATCTCAGACTTACAGTCATGTGAAGAAATCAGGACTCCCTTATTACATAATCAgctctgtcttaaaaaaatgttcctataTTAATATCcaatctaattttgaaaaatgtctaaaaaagaaagtgatttaataaaaatcgaactaaaacattaatatttttctactcatagaaacaaagatctgaacaaaaattcatattttaatggaggTCAAAGTTTGCATTTCTCACCTCCTATTTTTGCTGAAATCGCGTCATTGAGAACCGGAGAAGCAGTCATTTATATCTGTCTTAGGTGTGAAGTGTCTAAACTTGAACTTAGGGAGAAATTACATTCTtttgaaatcacattttatagaaagctttataaacatttttaatgtcagTTGGATCACTCAGTGATGtttaaattgatattaaatgtaTGTTTCCAAATATGGTGGATAATACTGAGACTTTCATGGGGTGTTCTAATTTTTTCACGACTGTGGCATTGAATCTGGagaaaaacatgctttcattttgatttaaaaataatatacatattttgaaactaaagattttttaattaaagtgattttttggTAATTCTATTGTTAATTCTAGtgcaaacttaaagaaatgatgCATTCATGTGGCGTTGAAATGATCGGAAAAACGATTGTCTCCATCTATAAAACGCAcacaaacatcagaaaaaccaTAAATCctcaaacaccacatgaattcaaaataactttctgaACCTAAACAATGGTGTATTTTTTACACCATATATGGTTAGGCACCAGCAcgacagggaaaataaaacattaaaaagggtTATCAATATAACTGATTCCAGTTTGGTGAGCCACAGGTAATTGTTTAATTGTCCCTGGGCAGAAGTATGCCCACCCGCCTGAGCTAGAAGTTAATCCTGAGCAAAAAGTTGAAGAAATGTTACATTCATTGTCATATTAATACATTGCATTGCTGAGAAATTCCTTGAAGTATCATcatgcatcatttttttcaaaatctttttagAACAAATAATATCTTCCAGTAAAGTGACAGTTTaattaataaactatcatttaattttgttataaTTAAAGTTTGTTGAAGCCAGTATGTAACCAGTATAACTCATTATATTTGAATTTCATGAAATTAAAcccttaataaaaatatttttaagcatttttccaACCCCTTTAACTCTTTCACTCCTCTCTGCCTCATTGCTGGTTTTAGAGCTGTCACCACTCAGTCATCTGTGACTGCAGCCGTGAGGGTAGCAACTTCACTCCACCCTCCTCTGCTCTGAGATTTTCATGGCTGACTGAGTCCTATGGCCAACTTTCATGATAAGAATACTCTTTATCTGATCCTGCTCCTCAAGCGAACTCCTGCGCTCTGTGTTGGGAGTTCCAGATGGAGCCGGTCCAGAAGGTGGCGCTGTTTCAAATaattttcttctaaatgtttttttatgggtCTCCCCCTAAATGTCTTTGGATACCCACTGAGCAGAACTCGGATGTGCACAGAACCTTTTCTAGGATGCAGTAACACTGCATCACGATGGAGAGAGAAACCTGCTGTGTCGTTTTCAGAGACTTGATTTCCTTCTGAAACTTGTCAGAAAGCTCCTTGATCTTTTCGTTGTAGTTGACGTCCTTCAGACGGAGCCGGTACTCGTGCTCCATCTGAAGCTCCTCCAGACGCATCTTCAGCTCCATCATGCTCTGGTTCTGAAACAGATGATGAGGGACTTCAGTGAGAGGGAGAAGGTGCTAATGGTTTTAATACATTCTACACTGTTCTcttaaatatatacagtatatattacAGACTTTTCCAACGAGAACACACATTTCTACACATGCTTCAACCTCCTAACACAGTAGATGAACTTCTGTGGCAAACCgcaaaaaaatccataatttaaactcaaaaattgtgaaattgtttcaatcagaacaaaaatcaaaaagcttttcatgcagaagtttaaaaaagttgcaGAAGTGCTTTCTATGAactcaatgataaaaaaaactctaaaatacaaaaaaaaaaaagacaagtaaaacttttgtcatagaacaataaataaaacataaaatgtattacaGAAAAGAATATCACACTCCtgttaccctttaaaagcaatttaaatatgttttgattaaaaaacaatcagatcTGTGATCAAGTataattgtcttaaaaaaactccTGGAAAAGTAAATTTCattgtgaaggaaaaaagtACCTTGTAATCAattcatttaaaagtttaaatacacTGTAGAGGGAGTGCAAAACAAGAGTTCTGTCAACATCCAAGCAGCAGCGTTTTCCCCTCATGTGAACGGTTAAGACTGTTCGGATTTATgctaacataaaatgttttatcagtctAAGGAATGACCGTGTTAACAGTCTCAATCCCTCTGACTTTACAACAGATTTGCTGAGCAAGCTTTAGCAAATGAGTCCATCAGTTTGCAAaactttatgctaaaaaaaaaaatcactccaaGTTATTGTAGGTTAGCGGAACAAGATGACTTAGATCCAATTATTATCAACGAGATGTTTGGTCCATATATCATTTAAGAGTAGACACTTTTAAAAGAGTCATTGGTAAATAGACCACAAAAACAGAGTCCAGAGAATAAGGGTCATTTGAAAAGCTGGCAGATGGGAGGTTGGCatgaaactgataaaaaaaaaagttttccataACTGAGCCTAATGGCAAAAAGTAGGGGAGAAAATAGTATTGGACCAACAATAGAGCCTTTTTGAAGAATAATCATTAATTATTACAGCAAAGGTTTGATAAACCAGAAAGGACTTGAACCACTTCCACAGTGAACAATCAAATGAGAAAGAGGGATGACAAGAACGAAATGATCCACAGTCCAAATCTCTGCCATCAGACCAAGCACCAGGAGCAGAACCAGCTTTTAGGAGTTCAAAGATGAAAGCCTATCGTGTTGTAATTTGAGCAGGGAAGACCTGAAGCTCCATCTTGAACAAAACCCAGCATctgctcacaaaaaaaaaatcccaaacctCTCTGTAATCCATCCCTCAATTTTCCAAACCTGCTTAATTCCTGTCAGGGGTTGCCTATCCCAGTCACTGCTGGGCAATGGTGGGATAGgccccggacaggtcgccagtctgttacAGTCTCTCAGTAATGTTCATCtatattttttcacaacatCGATGTGGATTTTGTGtcaatttttgctttaaattaagtAAACCTGTACAtgaaaagattttaattaaTATGTTGGTAAAATACCAAAAAGATCAGGTAGGTCCAAAACCTGTGGAGATATGGACAATATCATGTTACCAGAACATTTAAGACCAACTTCAGGAGAACCTAAGTGTATGGGGTTCCTACAGGACTTTATAAATCACAAATGATCAAagtcctttttccttttttagattttgacggTGTTATTGTTAAATACCTTCTCTTCAAGCTCTGCTTTGGTGACCAGGATCTCCTCAGCGTGGACAATCTGCCTGTTGCTCTTCAGACCTCGACCATCTTTATCAATGATCTTGGAGACCAGCAGACAGTTGTCCTCGGACACGCTCAGCAGGAACTGGTCGTCGTACGTAATCACCATCTGGGTACAGTCGTGCATAAATGAGACGCTTGTTCAGCTCAGACTGTGACTTCATCAGCCTCAGTGTTTCCACTCACCTTGGTGATGGTACCAGAGTGAGCCCGCTGCTGGAACCAGTCCCTCTGGCTGGGTAACGGATACTTGATGGCTCTGATGGCTCCACTGGAGGTCCCAGTGAAGACGACTCTGCCAGAGTGAGACACTGCAAGAGCGGTGTGAGCGTCCTGATCAGCCGGAACCTCCCTCAGAACCTGTAGAGCCAACGGTCAagcagaaaatgcaacaaaacttttgatcatttaatctgaatttggcacttacatttatttccagcaatgaaaaaaattgacttgtgtttttgctgtcatGTAGATACTAAATTAAGGTAAGTTTGCAGCAGAAGTGGTTTGATACATATTTGCATCAGTAGGGGCCTTGGTGTTAACATGCAAGTCATGTTTTATACCcaaaaagcagattaaaataTCAATAATTTCAGCATTCAGTTGTTTTATCTGACTAAAGAAAATACTGCAGACAAGTGCAATTTTTCCACAAACTATCCTCTTGTAAGTGTCAGATCTCTTGATTAACATGGTGAtcctttaaaaacccactccagtgaaaatcatgttttctgtgtttttaacattttctgtaccatttttttcctcataatagCGCAcatgtgtaaaataatttaagattaaaatagtatttttcagtgtttctttagtcaaatcgtgttggatcaggagcgtACGAAAAACccaaatttgaaaaagctcagtactgtgacacagcaactgtcggcaaagtctcccttctccgctACAATTCAAaggcatccacttgcagacaaattgatGTTattatcttcattttcctcatctgagctttcatctggctcaaaactatacagcTGACAGCTCTGATCCTgtcctattttttttgttttttttgctatgctaatgttagcttggccTTGTGAGGtggtgtaagctagcaggagagactaaacaaagggctgatgggaaattagctccTTCGCAGcgacagtcctgcccacaacttaggGTATGTCCGTATTCCatcactactcactacatagtgcattCGCCAAATCGAGTGCtgtagaaatttcccagaagtctttgcaaaaagccAGTGTGCATTGATAATCACAacattagcggatatagactaCAATGGATtgcatttgaataattttaaagaaaaaaaaggtgtttaaatgtaattctttaacaaaacatccacatttAAATCATC is drawn from Oryzias melastigma strain HK-1 linkage group LG5, ASM292280v2, whole genome shotgun sequence and contains these coding sequences:
- the cfap57 gene encoding cilia- and flagella-associated protein 57 isoform X3, with translation MRLKEAEALEGLSSCPITAVLSYSKGFVCSTGPGTACLFEKMEQDSYRRSREIQIPPDPQGDLLTPADGQEIHSMCMSPAEETLAISTTRGQLLSVIVSAADMNKEQQLHFDFVCQPFHSSPITGLSVCFRKPLVATCSLDRSVHIWNYETKELDLSKQFQEEAHSVALHPTGLFVLVGFSDKLRLMNLLVDDIRVFQEFTVRSCRECAFSHGGHMFAAVSGNMIHVYSFISCENVLNLKGHSGKVRSIEWSLDDSRLVSCGMDGAVYEWNTRTGKRESESVLESCSFTGVAFSLDYKSALAVGSDLTLKEIQDGQVLREVPADQDAHTALAVSHSGRVVFTGTSSGAIRAIKYPLPSQRDWFQQRAHSGTITKMVITYDDQFLLSVSEDNCLLVSKIIDKDGRGLKSNRQIVHAEEILVTKAELEEKNQSMMELKMRLEELQMEHEYRLRLKDVNYNEKIKELSDKFQKEIKSLKTTQQAMTVEMETCKRDGEKNSADLAKTHVKQLKDLERSFNQKLILEHEKFQDLQENLQKMEEDYQKQLRSVEEGKMQALAEAAHTHEEKLQEKTQLLAQSQKEAELKISVLNEVIKQMEEDEELKLNAVQIKYEKKLQFEKQINLNLKRETDSMKYEMKCLEAKVRDQSADMYRLQRERQDLLDLIPALEGDIKELNMQIWGHRQTIENKDITMSDLKEKIQQLEKLKFIYEFQLNEFKKQTETQKEEIKEQREMTMKLKDDLQQTDKSNTQLKISNSDLSLKVKAKDKESFKNLQKVKHLELRLSRIYSDLHTCVGYIQDPRKLKDAIKMMYAHHVPEPGSVERDNDDVEEEDDEDEALKTLTDQRDQLEKTVDSLKRKLDKSDAEHSKVYEKMKKEKATMLTANNQLLKELFLIRTQVKDYKNELSWLNWSRKCRPQHPRTEEDVQKSAKQRSQLSESTTAVLPKLDLQRNQLTLK